The DNA sequence CACGGACGACTGCCGCAAGACGTACGAGACCCTGCTGGCCCAGGGCGTCGAGTTCACCGAGGAACCGACCGAGCGCCCGTACGGCACGGACTGCGGCCTCCGCGACCCCTTCGGCAACCGCATCCGCTTCACCCAGCCGAAGGGCTGACGCGTCACGCGCCGAGCGCGGCGTTCCAGACCGGGCTGTCCACGTAGTGGTTGTCGAACCGCTCCGAGGACTCCCTGATCTCGTCGGGACCGGCCTCGCCGCGCATGACCCGTCCCAGCAGCCGCAGGTAGTCGAATCGCGCCATGCCGGGCGTGAAGGCGAACAGGACATCGGCCGTGCGGCCCGGAGCGGCGGCGAAGGCGTGCGGGGTGTTCGGCGGGACGAGGAGGAAGTCCCCGCTGTTCAGAACCTTGATCTCCTGGTCCACCAGCACGCGGAGCGAGCCGTCGACGACGAAGAACATCTCGGCGGCACGCGTGTGGAAGTGCGCCGGCGCCCCGACGGCCCCCTCGGCGAAGGTCGAGCGGTAGCTGGTCAGCAGACCGCCGGTGGCGTCGGAGTCCGCCAGCAGCGTCATCACGCTGCTCGGGTCACTCGCGGTCTCGGCCTCGGCGGCCCGGGTGAGGACGGCGGTGAAATCGGCGCTGGTGCTTGTGCTGGTGCTGGTGCTGGTGCTGGTGCTGGTGCTGGTGCTGGTGCTGGCCATGGTGGTGTTCCCCCTGATCAGGCGGCGCGTCCACGCCGCTCGTCGATCAGACTAGGGGCAGACCGGCCCGAGGGATTGGTCCACTTCCGTCAGGGAAACATGGGCCACTTCACAGGGGCCGGCCCAGGCAGGATCGGGCCCGGCGCGTCACAGATCCATGCTCACCTCACCCAAGGCATTCCAGCGCTTTCTCGTCTTCTCCCGGCCGTTCTCGTCGAGGACGACCAACTCCGACAGCCGGCCGTTGGCGTGCCAGTACCGCCACTCACCCACCGCGGCACCCATGACGGTCACGCCCTCGGCCCGCTTGGTCCCGTCCGGCCACCACTCCTGCTGCCGCCCGTGCTCGATGCCCTGGAAGTAGGTGCCGAGCGACAAGGTGTGCCCGTTGTCCGCCAGTTCCTCGACTTCACCGGTGAAAAGTTCCCCTTCGTAGCAGGTGCGCCCGTACTCGTCCACGTAGGTCTGATCGCCTTTGACGCGTACCGCCCGCACGGAGGTCGGCGTCTCCTTGAGCGGCTTCACCGGCGGCTCGGCACCACCGCGAGCCTCGGTGCCGCTGGGCCCTGACTCATGCTCGGCGGGGAGCTGCCGGCGGGGTCCGAACTTGCGCGTGAGCTCTGCGCGCCAACGCGCGGCGTTGCTGCCGTCCAGTTGTCCGGCGAAGGCGGCACGGGCGGCGTCGACGAGCTCGGGAGGGGCCCCCGGGCCATACTTGACGATCTCCCACAGGGCGTCATCCGTTTCCATGTCGAGGCCGGTGTGGTTCCGCAGACCCTGTCCGCTCAGCACCTCTTTCAGCACGGTGGCGAAAACCCTCGTCAACTGGTCGTCGGTCGGCCGATCTCGGCGCATGGATCCACCTCTCCCCGGAGCGGACGAACCGCCCTGTCCCTGTACGACGCCCGGCATGATCCGGCGGGTTCCCGCCGCCGGGCAACCGCAGCGCGGCGCGGCGGGTACACCCAGCTCGCCGCAGGGAAGCAGCGCCGTCGTCACCCAGCCGTCGCCGGGCAGTTGCTCCGGCTCATCCATGCCCTCGTAACGCCCCCTCCCGGCATGGGACACGGTGAGCGCTACCGGGCACGCAGCCCAATGCCCGAGGCGAGTTCCCGTCGCCCCGCCGTGTGGGGGTGCCGGTGGACCAGATCCACAGCAACGCGGCGGATCGCCGGCCGATCCCGGACCTCGGCCGGGGAAGCACGCAGGGCCTCCAGGAGAGCGTCGGCGGTCTGTTGGGGTTTACCCCACTGCCACCAGGCGCGGGCGAGGTCGGTGTGCATGCGGGCCTTCCGTTCGGCCGTCGGGAACTGGCCTGGGCGCAGCTCGCGGCCGACGTGGAGAGCGGCGCCGACGTCGCCCAGGGCCCAGTGGACGCCGACTTCGTAGAGGGTGACGGCCGCCGGGCTGATGGAGAACGCGGCCCCGCCGGCGGCGTGTTCGGCAGTCGGCGGACCGCCCGCGAAGCTTCGGCGATCAGGGCAAGGGCCTGGTCGCGGTGGCCGGCCCGGGCGGCGGTGTACGAGGTGGTGCAAAGCATCTGCGCGTACGCCATAGCCTGCGCCTGGGTGGCCAGGCCGGTCCGTTCGACGGCGACCAGGGCGCTGTCGACAAGGCGCTGGGCGGCCTCCGGCTGGCCCTGGTGCCGCAGGACGATGCTCAGCTCGCGCGATGCGGCGGCGGTGGCGATGGGGTCGCCGGAGAGGTCCGCGTACGTGATGGCCCGGTCGGCGGTGATCCGGGAACGCTCGTACTGGCCGATCTTCGTCAGGACGCGCGAGGCCAGGGCGTAGCAGGATGAAAGGGTCGCATACGTGGCGTCCGTGCGGGTGGCGGTGGCGGTGGCGGCGCGGGCGTCGGAGTTCTGCCACGAGCACTTCCAGGGCCGGTTCCTGGAGCACATCCCCGAGATCGAGTTCACGTACGACGGGTCGGTCGAACGCACCGCGGAAATCATCGCCGGGAACGGGTTCGAGGTGGACTGGAAGCTCTGGGAGGCCGACTACGCCAAGTGCGGGCCGTGCGCCCAGGGCACCAGCTGCCACTGAGCGAACCGGAACGGTCAGGCCCGGGGACGCCGCGAGCGTCTCCGGGCCGTTCCATGGGCCAAGCGGACGGAGTTCGGCGAACACGCCTCGGCGACAGAGCAGTGCCGATACGGTGGCGAACTCACGTGGCCCGCCGTTCCCCGCGAGGAGCCCCATGCCCCGCCCGCCCCTCACCCCCGCCGAATACTGGAACCTCTACAAGCCATACCGGGGGGAGGGCGAGCAGCCGGCCCCCGCGCCCGACCGGTTCGAGTGGACGCAGTTCCCCGACCACGGGCCCGGCCCGGAACTACTCGGCACGCCGCGCACCGTCCTGGAACTCGGGCCCGGAGAAGGGGCTGACGCTGTCTACCTCGCACGTCGCGGCGCCCAGGTGACCGCCGTGGACTTCTCCGCCTACCAGGTCGAGCGCGCCCGCCGCTGGTGGGCGAACGAGCCGAACGTCGCCTTCGTTCACGCCGACGTGTGCGATTTCCTCGTCACCGAGGCCACCGAGTACGACGCGATCTACTCCATGTGGGGCGCGGCGTGGTTCACCGACCCCGACCAGCTCCTGCCTCTGGTCGCCAAGCGGCTCGCCCCCGGCGGCATCTTCGTCTTCAGCCACGCCGAGCCCGCCCCCGACGTGTACGGGCCCCAGCGGATGCACGGCAAGTGGCTGGAAGGACGCGAGCGCGAACTGACCGTCCTGCGCTGGCAGTACGCCCCCCACATGTGGGCCGAGCTGCTGAAGCGCCACGGCTTCGACGACGTCGACGCCCGGATCATCCCCCCGCCGGGCGACGAGGCCCTGGGCACGCTGCTCGTGCGCGCCTCAGTGGATAGGTTCTGTCTCTCCGATCAGGATCGGAGCCAGACGAGGAGTGCGACGGCGGTGACGGTGCCGAGGTAGACGTATCCGCGCTTGTCACAGCGGGTGGCGACGGCCCTGAACTGCTTGAGGGCGCCCCAACGAGAGGCGTGCGCCCCCTAGTCAGCCTGTGCGCTGGCAACGTCTTCCAGGCGCTCCCAACAGCCCTTAATCGGTGCCGAGTTGCGTGTACTCTCGGCCACACCCAACTCCACAAACGGAGCGGCCCCCGCATGTCTGCCAGGACATCGCGAGGGCCTACACCGCCGAGGTCTGAAACGGAGACCCACGGGATGATGCGCCATGTTAGCGCGCCCCAGCGTCGCTTCACCCAGGTATCGAACGACATCATTCGCCACGCGGACCTTTCTTCGGATGCCGTACGCCTTCTCGTCTGGCTGCTGTCACTCGCCGACACCTCCGGCGTCTCCTTCTCCGACGTCGCGCGGCGGGCTGGGATCAAGAACGGGGCGTTCCAGCGGGCCAAGGCGCAGTTGAAGGAGGCCGGTTACGCGCATGAGTGGCGGCGGCAGGGGGCCGACGGGCGGTGGGTGACCACGCAGTTGGTGGCTTCGGTGCCGTTGAGTGCCGAGGAGGCGCGGGCCGTGTGGGACGGGCAGGAGGTGTCCGGCTCACCGAGTACCGGGGAACCGGCCGTCGGTGAGCCGGGGTGTCGGGTGGTCGGTGGTCACCCTAGGGATAAGACGGTGAGCAACACGTCCCTTCCGCCCGCCCCGCCGGAGCCAAAGCCCCAGCCCCAGCCACAGCCACAGCCACAGGCGGAACCGTGGCCAGAACCGGAGCCGGAAGCGGAGGAGCTACCGCCACCGCCTCCCCCACCCGGGCCGCGCCCGACTCCCCCGGCCTGCCTGCCTGAGCAACTCATCGAGCACGGCGCACTCATCCTCGCCTCCGTCTCCCACCGCGAACCCCGGCTGCGGCTGACCGGCCGGGAGGTCAAGGAACTCGCACCGCTGGCGGCGGACTGGCTGCTGCGCGGGGTGAAGGCGCCTCAACTGCGGGAGGAGTTGAGCGTCGGGCTGCCGGAGCGGATCCATCACGCCGCGGCCCTCGTCCGCAACCGGCTGCTGCGCAAGCTGCCGGAAGCTCCGCCGATTTCCGCCCCTCCCCCGCCCCGCGAGCGGGCACAGCCGAAGAACATGACCATGCGCGAATGCCGGGGCGATCACACGCAAGGGTTCCTCTTCCACCCGGTGGACGACGAACCGTGGTGCCGCGACTGCCGGAGGGAGCGGGCACTGGCCGCGGCGGAAGCCGCCCGGGGGGCCGCCGTCCGGGGCGGCGCCGCCGTACGCGCCGCCCTGCGTGGCACGTGACCGGAGCGCCCGCTCAGGCGGGGACGCCGTCCGGGGCGGTGCCGGGCAGTTCCGGGGGCCCTCACGCGGACGGGCGGCCCCGCCCCGGCGACGCGAAGTCACCGGCGGCAGGGCCGCCCGTCCGATCGGAACCGTCCGATCAGAACCCGTTCCGATCGGAACCGCCCG is a window from the Streptomyces mobaraensis genome containing:
- a CDS encoding cupin domain-containing protein produces the protein MASTSTSTSTSTSTSTSTSTSADFTAVLTRAAEAETASDPSSVMTLLADSDATGGLLTSYRSTFAEGAVGAPAHFHTRAAEMFFVVDGSLRVLVDQEIKVLNSGDFLLVPPNTPHAFAAAPGRTADVLFAFTPGMARFDYLRLLGRVMRGEAGPDEIRESSERFDNHYVDSPVWNAALGA
- a CDS encoding toxin-antitoxin system YwqK family antitoxin → MRRDRPTDDQLTRVFATVLKEVLSGQGLRNHTGLDMETDDALWEIVKYGPGAPPELVDAARAAFAGQLDGSNAARWRAELTRKFGPRRQLPAEHESGPSGTEARGGAEPPVKPLKETPTSVRAVRVKGDQTYVDEYGRTCYEGELFTGEVEELADNGHTLSLGTYFQGIEHGRQQEWWPDGTKRAEGVTVMGAAVGEWRYWHANGRLSELVVLDENGREKTRKRWNALGEVSMDL
- a CDS encoding glycine-rich domain-containing protein; translated protein: MASVRVAVAVAARASEFCHEHFQGRFLEHIPEIEFTYDGSVERTAEIIAGNGFEVDWKLWEADYAKCGPCAQGTSCH
- a CDS encoding class I SAM-dependent methyltransferase, which gives rise to MPRPPLTPAEYWNLYKPYRGEGEQPAPAPDRFEWTQFPDHGPGPELLGTPRTVLELGPGEGADAVYLARRGAQVTAVDFSAYQVERARRWWANEPNVAFVHADVCDFLVTEATEYDAIYSMWGAAWFTDPDQLLPLVAKRLAPGGIFVFSHAEPAPDVYGPQRMHGKWLEGRERELTVLRWQYAPHMWAELLKRHGFDDVDARIIPPPGDEALGTLLVRASVDRFCLSDQDRSQTRSATAVTVPR
- a CDS encoding helix-turn-helix domain-containing protein, whose product is MMRHVSAPQRRFTQVSNDIIRHADLSSDAVRLLVWLLSLADTSGVSFSDVARRAGIKNGAFQRAKAQLKEAGYAHEWRRQGADGRWVTTQLVASVPLSAEEARAVWDGQEVSGSPSTGEPAVGEPGCRVVGGHPRDKTVSNTSLPPAPPEPKPQPQPQPQPQAEPWPEPEPEAEELPPPPPPPGPRPTPPACLPEQLIEHGALILASVSHREPRLRLTGREVKELAPLAADWLLRGVKAPQLREELSVGLPERIHHAAALVRNRLLRKLPEAPPISAPPPPRERAQPKNMTMRECRGDHTQGFLFHPVDDEPWCRDCRRERALAAAEAARGAAVRGGAAVRAALRGT